Part of the Candidatus Omnitrophota bacterium genome is shown below.
TACGAACCGGTTAGAAGGCATTTAGCTGAAATTGCTGAGAAGATTAAGTCTTATGGCACGGTAGTGATAGGTATACACGCTGTTCAAGCTCCTATTACGGATAAAAAATTTAAGATATGGGGAAAAGAAATAGCGGATTTCGCGAAAACTCTCGGCGTTAAGACGATTACATTGCATCCTAACAATATAAACAAAAACAAAATTATGCAGGAGAAGGCGCTTGAGAACTTGGAATACTTTGTAGATTTGTATAAAAAGGAAATTGTTTTTTTGCATTGAAACTTTTGAAGGCAAAAGAAGAGTATTTACTCCTGAAGAAATAGTCAGCTTCAATTTACCTATGACCCTTGATACTGCGCATATCAGGGATAATAAAAAGATATGGAAATTATTCAAAGATTACAAACAAAATATTAAGAACATACATCTTTCAGCTAAAGATGAGAATAAGCAGCATTTACCAATTGATAGTTTTTGCAAAGAGGTAGTAAGTTATCTTATCGAGAGCAAGTGGGATGGGAACTTGATTTTGGAGTATTTATTCGAATTTCACGACCAGATGCTGAGTGATTTAGAATCTCTTAAAAGGATAAAGTAAAAATATGAATTACGCGGTAATATTAGCGGGTGGGGTGGGAAGCAGGTTCTGGCCGTTTTCGCGCGAACTTGAGCCAAAGCAGTTTATGAAGATTATTGGAGAGGCTAGCCTCCTGCAGGCGACTATCCAGCGCTTAAAAGGCGTGGTTGAGGCGCGGCGAGTTTATATTATCACGAATAATATTTATTTTTATGAAGTTAAGGCGCAGGTTGCTAAATTTGGCATTCCCGATACAAATATAATTTTAGAGCCGCAAGGCAAGAATACGGCTCCGGCGGTTGGGCTTTGCGCGAAGTTAATCAGCCGGATTGATAAAGAGGCCGTGCTTCTGGTTTTGCCTTCGGACCATTATATTAAAAATATAGAGAATTTTAAGAATACACTTAAAAAAGCAATTGCCTGCGCCCGGAAAGATTTTCTGGTTACGATAGGGATTAAACCCAGCGTCCCGTCCACAGGATATGGGTATATAAAGGTGGATGGAAAGAAAAATGGGCATATCGCGGTTGAGAAGTTTCTGGAGAAACCGGATTTAAATAAGGCAAAGAAATATTTTAAGGATAAGCGATTCTTCTGGAACAGCGGGATGTTTATCTGGAAGGCTTCGGTGTTTTTGGAGGAGGCCAGGGAATATTTGCCTAAGTTGCACGCTAATTTACAGCTGATTAATTCGGTAAATGATATTCCTAAAATCTGGCCTAAGATTGAGGCGATATCCATCGATTACGGAATAATGGAACATTCTCAGCGCATCGCGCTTATCCCGTCGAATTTTTATTGGACTGACCTTGGCAGCTGGGACGCGTTGTCCGAAATATTCCCTAAAGATAAAAAGGGGAATATCTCTAACGGGGATACCTTGAATTTAGACAGCCAGGGGGTATGCGTATTTGCCAGGGGCAACCGGCTGGTTTCAACCATCGGCATTAAAGATATGGTTATCGCGGATACCCCGGATGCTTTATTGGTTTGTCATCGGGACAAAACGCAAGATGTTAAAAAGCTGGTGGAAAGAT
Proteins encoded:
- a CDS encoding mannose-1-phosphate guanylyltransferase/mannose-6-phosphate isomerase; translation: MNYAVILAGGVGSRFWPFSRELEPKQFMKIIGEASLLQATIQRLKGVVEARRVYIITNNIYFYEVKAQVAKFGIPDTNIILEPQGKNTAPAVGLCAKLISRIDKEAVLLVLPSDHYIKNIENFKNTLKKAIACARKDFLVTIGIKPSVPSTGYGYIKVDGKKNGHIAVEKFLEKPDLNKAKKYFKDKRFFWNSGMFIWKASVFLEEAREYLPKLHANLQLINSVNDIPKIWPKIEAISIDYGIMEHSQRIALIPSNFYWTDLGSWDALSEIFPKDKKGNISNGDTLNLDSQGVCVFARGNRLVSTIGIKDMVIADTPDALLVCHRDKTQDVKKLVERLKLLKRKEHQVHLTERRPWGSFTILQEGIGFKIKLIEIAAHKRLSLQQHKRRAEHWVVVSGVAKVTSGTKISLVNSNQSIYISKGKKHRLENTANQPLRIVEVQTGSYLGEDDIERFEDDFKR